In Luteimonas viscosa, the genomic window GACCGTCGCCACGTTGGTGAGGGATGCCGATTGCGCGAGGACCGGCGATGCCGCCAGTCCCGCGAAACCCGCGATCAGCGCCAGCACCACCCCTGCGGCGGCCGCCCTGGCCTGCCCGTAACCGTTCGAAAGCACCTGCAACCCCCTAGGAAAGTCCGCGGCAAGCCAGCGCACGGATGTGCGTGGATGCCGCCCTTCGCCATGCGCATGACGATCAGGGGCGAGCAGTCCGTTCCCGGATACCCCGCAGATGCGGGGTGCTGGATCCCCCTGATCCGGACTCGCGGCGCGCGTCAACGACTCATCGCCCGGATGGCGACGCCGAAAGTGCGCGCACTGTAGAAACGCATCCGGCCGCCATCAATCGCGGTTTGCTCACGTTTGCTCACATGGCGTGAGTTACGTACCGGCGCATTTGCGCAATCATTCCCGCCATCCACACGGGAGACGACGCACGATGGTGTTGGGCAAGATGAGGCATTGGCTGCAGGTCCCGGCGATCGCCGACCCGGTCGATCGCCGAAACGCGCCGATGCTGCAGGTGATCCTGCTGGCGCTCGGGACCCTGCCGCCGGCGCTGTGGCTCTACCGCATCCTCGGCACGGACATCGCCTGGCGGCCCGGGGAAACCGTGAGCCTGTCGGCCAGCCTGCTGATCAGCGGCATCGCGCTGTGGTCGGTGGTGCTGATCCGTCGCGGCCGGTTCCAGTGGGCGATCCGCCAGCTGATGACCCTGGTCGCGGTCATCCTCGTGGGCTCGTATGCGCTCAGCGGCCTGGGCGCGCACATGTTCGAGATGCCGGTGCAGGTGCTGTGGCTGTTCGTCGCCGGGATGATGATCGGGCGCAAGGCGCTGTGGGCCATGTACGGCGCCATCGCGCTGGCGCTGATGCTCGGTGCCGGCGCAGACGTCAGGAACGACGTCATGGAGGCGAGCCACGCCTTCGGCGACGCCGTCATCCGCTGCGTGATGTTCCTGCTGATCGCGCTGGTGATCGATCGCAGCGTCGCGGCGCTGCGCGAAAGCCTGAAGGAGGCGCTGGCGCACGGAGCCGGGCTCGAACAGGCCAACATCCGCCTGCGCGACGAGATCGGCGCGCGCGAGCGGGCGCAGGCGCAGTTGCTGCACGCGCAGAAGATGGAAGCGGTCGGGCGCATGGCGAGTGGCCTTGCCCACGATTTCGGCCACCTGCTGACCCTGGTCAACGGCTACGCGGCCAATGCCCTCGAGGCCGACTCGGCCGGGGAGCGCGCAGCGGCGCTGGATGGCGTGCGCTCCGCCACCGCCCGCGCCAGTGCGCAGGTGCGCAAGCTGCTGCATTTCGGCAGGCGCGACATCGCCTTTGCCGAGACCTTCGACGCAGCCGGGACACTGCGCGAAATCGAACCCATGCTGCGCCAGACCCTGGGCGCCGCGATCCGCGTCGATCTGCAACTGCCCGACTCGCAGGCGCCGATCCGGTTCGATCGCGAGCAGTTCGTGCTGGTAATGCTCAACCTCGCCGCCAACGCCGCCGATGCGATGCCCGACGGGGGACGCTTCTCGGTGGCCGCGCGGGTCGTGGACGCCGCGACACTGGAGATCCTCGTTGGCGACGACGGCAGCGGCATTCCCGAGCCGCTGCGGGAGCGCATCTTCGAACCGTTCTTCAGCACCAAGCCGGCCGAGCACGGCACCGGGCTGGGGCTGGCGGTGGGCCGCGACCTGGTGGAGGCCGCGGGTGGCAGCCTGACGCTGGATCCCGCCGCGCGCGGTGCAGGGGCGGTGTTCCGCATCCGTTTGCCGATGGGCGGACGGGAGCTCCCGCCGCACACGTGACCCTCGCCGCCTGCGGCGGCCCGGGCGCGCCTATCGTTCGAACAGGTAGCCCACGCCGCGCACCGCCTTCAGCGGCAGGGCCTCGCCGGACGCGTCCATGCACTTGCGTCGCAACCGGTAGACCAGCATCTCCAGCCGGTGCGGATCGAATCCGTCGACGTCGCTGGTCAGGTGCGCGATCAGCGTTTCGCGGCTCACCGGCTGGTTCGCACGCGCGGCCAGGATGCCCATGATCTGGCGCTCGGCCTGGTTGAGCGTCACCGTGGCGCCGGAAGGCGCCGACAGCGACCAGCCGTGGCGATCCAGGGCCCAGCTCCCCTGGCCGGGCGCATCCGGCGCATCGCGACCCTGCTGTCGCCCCTGGACGTTGCGCAGCGTCTCCACCACCTCCTCCATCTCCAGCGGCTTCACCAGATAGGCGTCGATCCCCGCGCGCAGACCGCGCATGCGGTCGGCGCTGCGGCCATGCCCGGTGCACATCACGATCCCCAGCGAGGGCGACAGCCCGCGCAGGTGGCGCGCGATCTCCACGCCGTCGTCGTCCGGCAGCCCCACGTCCAGCAGCACCAGATCGAAGGGAGAACCGGCCCACATGCGGTAGAACTGCAGCGCACTCTCGAGGCCGACAGCGTCGAACCCGGCCCTGCGCAGGGCCGGCAGCATGATCTGCTCGCGCAGCTCCGCGTCGTCTTCGACGACTGCGAGACGGGTGCCGAGCGGCGTCTGGCCGACCTGACCCGCCATCATCCCTGAACGCGCGTGCGCGGGTGGATCGCCTGCATCACCACGGCCGCATTCCGTGGCGACCCGCCGCAGCGATCCCGGCCATCGCCGTTGCCGGCACCGACCGGGCGTCGCCCGTCGCCACGCTCATGCGGGGGACTTCCTGGCGGCATGCGCCGCGCCGCTGTCCGCGTCCGCCGCCCTGGCCGACCAGTCCATCGCCCGGCTGGCCTCGCCCGCCAGCACTCCCGTGGCCAGCGCCGCAGGCACATCGTCCAGCGCGCGCGCCGCGTCGCCGTCCGCTGCCACCCCCCAGAGCCCGGCCCATGCATTGCCGCCGGCACACTTGGCCACATGCAGTGCACGCTCGGCGGCACGCATCGCATCCCGCCAGTCGCCGCCACCGCCGACGAACAGTGGCAGCGAGGCCACGCCGATGGATACCGAAAGTGGCGGTGGTGGCGCGTCCCGGCCATCTCCGACCTGCAGTCGTTCGATCTGCGCCCGCAGGTGCGCGGCGAGCGCGAACGCCGCCTCGGGCGAAGTGTTCTCGCGCAGCACCAGGAACGCGCCGCCGTCCCAGCGTGCGACCACGTCGCCGGCATCGCAGGATTCGCGCAGGCAACGCGCCACCGCCGCCAGCACGCGATCGCCCGCGTCGTGGCCCTGGCGGTCGTTGATCGCCCGGAAACGGTCGATATCGATCAGCAGCAGCGCGGCGCGCGCCGCATCGTCCGTCGCCATGGCCTCGATGTGACGGGCGGCGCGATGGCGGTCCGGCAGTTGCGTCAGCGCGTCGGTGGCGCTGAGCGCTGCCAGCGCACGTTGCCGGCGTTGCGCACGGGCAAGCAGCAGCAGCGCGACCAGCGCCAGCACCGCCAGCACGACGATCGCGACGTCGCGCCACAAGGCGTCGCGTGCCTCTCCGGCACGGCCGCCCACTTCGGCCGGTGCCAGCTCGCTGGCGGCCCGTGCCTGCAGGCCCGCCAGCCTGCGCGCCGTGGTCCCGCGGTCGATCGCGCGACCGAGCTCGCGCGATCGCGCCGCGTGGCTCGCGGCCGCTTCGCGCTGTCCGAGCGCGGCGTGCACATCCGCCAGCAACCCGAGCGCATCGCGCTGTTCGGCAGTCAGGCGCGCCTGTTCGGCAATGGCCAGGGCCTCGCGCGCCGGTGCCAGCGCCTCCTGCGCGCGATCGAGGTCGAGCCTCGCGCGAGCCAGCCGCTGCAGGGTCACCGACTGACCCGCTACG contains:
- a CDS encoding sensor histidine kinase gives rise to the protein MRHWLQVPAIADPVDRRNAPMLQVILLALGTLPPALWLYRILGTDIAWRPGETVSLSASLLISGIALWSVVLIRRGRFQWAIRQLMTLVAVILVGSYALSGLGAHMFEMPVQVLWLFVAGMMIGRKALWAMYGAIALALMLGAGADVRNDVMEASHAFGDAVIRCVMFLLIALVIDRSVAALRESLKEALAHGAGLEQANIRLRDEIGARERAQAQLLHAQKMEAVGRMASGLAHDFGHLLTLVNGYAANALEADSAGERAAALDGVRSATARASAQVRKLLHFGRRDIAFAETFDAAGTLREIEPMLRQTLGAAIRVDLQLPDSQAPIRFDREQFVLVMLNLAANAADAMPDGGRFSVAARVVDAATLEILVGDDGSGIPEPLRERIFEPFFSTKPAEHGTGLGLAVGRDLVEAAGGSLTLDPAARGAGAVFRIRLPMGGRELPPHT
- a CDS encoding diguanylate cyclase domain-containing protein, which translates into the protein MVRCSPHGAAWLAAILFVASAAAAAQTVLPLSSQAEALARCERQVGTQPDAAEAAAREVLDASGTSPDQRLIATACLAAAQVLSGRGEAGGASIDAALALLEAPGVTPIGRLEGQARLPGLLVRVGRLDEALAMQESVLDGARERRILPMQMEALRFLGQVRASEFDDPEGALPYFRQAYDLYRELTGSGARPNPVVAYDLGYTLLVIGRHDEADTMLAESANAAAAPEFAGLRDRIASHRAELLRLRGDPAAAQPQFADIVARQRASHDVAGQSVTLQRLARARLDLDRAQEALAPAREALAIAEQARLTAEQRDALGLLADVHAALGQREAAASHAARSRELGRAIDRGTTARRLAGLQARAASELAPAEVGGRAGEARDALWRDVAIVVLAVLALVALLLLARAQRRQRALAALSATDALTQLPDRHRAARHIEAMATDDAARAALLLIDIDRFRAINDRQGHDAGDRVLAAVARCLRESCDAGDVVARWDGGAFLVLRENTSPEAAFALAAHLRAQIERLQVGDGRDAPPPPLSVSIGVASLPLFVGGGGDWRDAMRAAERALHVAKCAGGNAWAGLWGVAADGDAARALDDVPAALATGVLAGEASRAMDWSARAADADSGAAHAARKSPA
- a CDS encoding response regulator transcription factor is translated as MMAGQVGQTPLGTRLAVVEDDAELREQIMLPALRRAGFDAVGLESALQFYRMWAGSPFDLVLLDVGLPDDDGVEIARHLRGLSPSLGIVMCTGHGRSADRMRGLRAGIDAYLVKPLEMEEVVETLRNVQGRQQGRDAPDAPGQGSWALDRHGWSLSAPSGATVTLNQAERQIMGILAARANQPVSRETLIAHLTSDVDGFDPHRLEMLVYRLRRKCMDASGEALPLKAVRGVGYLFER